A single window of Treponema denticola ATCC 35405 DNA harbors:
- a CDS encoding DUF2715 domain-containing protein translates to MKKMIIVFFCMLFISVNSFAEFVISPTLGASNVFSTDVFPPTVYIGGLSHKEKSSLSWTPMNFGILLGTVKEKGFTFLFSVDALFIGNVNANYKEFVRDTEVLNFKAKAKIGGGAVAQGNFLFGYTYKGVPNLYLTFASGLTLGGGVNTIKEISTSGITVPNINVSLKTANFGIPLYFSASYYFTDKIGINVSFLNSFCAGWQWYNDKSPLPYLGTGYGPETPAFVNVFTFKIGPTFKL, encoded by the coding sequence ATGAAAAAAATGATTATTGTTTTTTTCTGTATGTTGTTTATTTCTGTAAATAGTTTTGCAGAATTCGTAATCAGCCCTACATTAGGAGCTTCGAATGTATTCTCTACAGATGTATTCCCTCCAACCGTATACATAGGAGGTCTCTCACATAAAGAGAAGAGCTCACTGTCATGGACGCCAATGAATTTCGGAATATTACTCGGCACAGTAAAGGAAAAAGGTTTCACCTTTTTGTTTTCAGTTGATGCTTTGTTTATCGGGAATGTTAATGCAAATTACAAAGAATTTGTAAGGGATACGGAGGTCTTGAACTTCAAAGCCAAAGCTAAAATCGGCGGAGGAGCTGTTGCACAAGGAAATTTTTTATTTGGATACACATATAAGGGTGTTCCCAATTTATATTTAACTTTTGCTTCCGGATTAACTCTTGGCGGTGGAGTAAATACGATAAAAGAAATATCGACATCAGGTATTACAGTACCAAATATTAATGTTTCCTTAAAAACGGCTAATTTTGGAATTCCATTATATTTTAGCGCAAGTTATTATTTCACTGATAAAATTGGCATAAATGTCAGTTTTTTGAATAGTTTTTGCGCCGGCTGGCAGTGGTATAACGATAAGTCGCCTTTACCATATTTAGGTACAGGTTACGGCCCCGAAACGCCTGCATTTGTTAATGTTTTTACATTTAAGATAGGTCCTACATTTAAACTTTAA
- a CDS encoding HEAT repeat domain-containing protein: protein MKTLKKELNFFLKPGVLSLLFILSFAVKLGAQETAQPPSENKAAQADEKKKKEVSEFEEKRDTILYGIGDDILELIKRLKADEDDRFDTDLQKVFAETKIPAIREALFAYFAEKKNDCLKADALMLLENKDDAPQETVRSAISYIRDLEIYEGIDFLRQILKDEESEYRDLCISAIGKIGKPEDAVFLTELFDSEASDDEKKSLIIKQNIMFALEDLHTPEIWDFLIRTAEDSDQNSIIRGSAVSALGKIGDERAIPILSEIFESKDPILRTAAIKGIAGFKDVKAKSVLTQAFKDSYYKVRLQAVQSAKEEKAEDAVPFILYRAKKDPENVVKLAAIEALSHFNNAEANEWLIDSFNEERTGLSIRLKIAESLLKNNFDVIFDDVKKAALKAISDKQKSKFSAELGKVISTIENRGTAPIAEAYLNHKDPIFKSIGLDMFKRNKYPELVPLVSLIAEDEKNGALSRRAKDLLQSGNTNSAQNNQTGTK from the coding sequence ATGAAAACCCTAAAAAAAGAATTAAACTTTTTTTTAAAACCCGGCGTACTAAGCCTCTTATTTATTTTAAGCTTCGCAGTTAAACTTGGAGCCCAAGAAACCGCCCAGCCTCCTTCAGAAAATAAGGCAGCTCAAGCTGATGAAAAAAAGAAAAAAGAAGTTTCGGAATTTGAAGAAAAAAGAGATACGATTCTTTACGGCATAGGCGACGATATCTTGGAACTTATAAAAAGACTAAAAGCCGATGAAGATGACCGCTTTGATACCGATTTACAGAAAGTATTTGCCGAGACCAAGATTCCTGCAATCAGAGAAGCCTTATTTGCTTACTTTGCCGAAAAAAAGAATGATTGCTTAAAGGCCGATGCCCTCATGCTCTTGGAAAATAAAGATGACGCCCCCCAAGAAACTGTCCGTTCAGCGATCTCCTACATACGGGACCTTGAGATATATGAAGGTATAGATTTTTTAAGGCAAATCTTAAAAGATGAAGAAAGCGAGTACAGGGACCTTTGTATTTCGGCAATAGGAAAGATAGGAAAACCGGAGGATGCCGTTTTTCTTACAGAGCTTTTTGACTCCGAGGCTTCAGATGATGAAAAAAAATCATTGATAATAAAGCAAAACATAATGTTTGCATTGGAAGATCTGCACACTCCCGAAATATGGGATTTTTTAATCCGTACGGCGGAAGATTCCGATCAAAATTCCATCATAAGAGGTTCTGCCGTTTCAGCCCTAGGAAAAATAGGCGATGAACGGGCTATCCCGATTTTATCCGAAATTTTTGAAAGTAAAGATCCGATTTTAAGAACTGCTGCTATAAAGGGTATTGCAGGCTTTAAGGATGTAAAGGCCAAAAGCGTCCTGACTCAAGCCTTTAAGGATTCCTATTATAAAGTAAGGCTTCAAGCCGTTCAGTCCGCAAAAGAAGAAAAAGCCGAAGATGCCGTTCCATTTATTTTATACCGTGCAAAAAAAGATCCTGAAAATGTTGTAAAACTGGCCGCCATCGAAGCCCTCTCTCATTTTAACAATGCGGAAGCAAACGAATGGCTCATAGATTCTTTTAATGAAGAAAGAACGGGCTTATCCATCCGCTTAAAAATTGCCGAAAGCCTTTTAAAGAATAACTTTGATGTAATTTTCGATGATGTAAAGAAGGCTGCATTAAAAGCTATTTCGGACAAACAAAAAAGCAAATTTTCCGCAGAGCTTGGCAAGGTTATTTCAACAATCGAAAACAGAGGAACGGCGCCTATAGCCGAGGCCTATCTAAACCATAAGGATCCGATTTTTAAGAGTATAGGGCTTGATATGTTCAAACGGAATAAATATCCCGAGCTGGTGCCCCTTGTTTCCTTAATTGCCGAAGACGAAAAAAACGGAGCGTTGAGCCGAAGGGCTAAAGACCTCTTACAATCAGGTAATACAAACAGCGCTCAAAACAATCAAACAGGCACTAAATAA
- the tgt gene encoding tRNA guanosine(34) transglycosylase Tgt, protein MKEKKEIFTLLHQDAASPARTGVLELPHGKVLTPAFMPVGTAATVKAMTKDDLDEIGFEIILANTYHLFLRPGIEVIKAAGGLHGFSDWKKNFLTDSGGFQVFSLSQLRKITEEGVKFQSHIDGSRQFLSPEIAVELQTGFNSDIQMQLDICSSFGISKTQTLADLKITMNWLDRAFAAWHNTPHEYDGALFPIVQGGFFEDLRLQSLEAILKHEPRGIAIGGLSIGEPKDLYQEYLSFTAKHIPKNKPLYVMGIGTPDYILEAVKNGVDIFDCVLPSRNARNGNLFTHEGAISIKRKEYEFDFNPIDSQCKCKVCRQYTRAYLRHLFRTKEILYSMLATYHNLAFLYSMVQDIREAIQNDSFNDYYKNFLKKYENRLD, encoded by the coding sequence ATGAAAGAAAAAAAAGAAATTTTTACACTTTTACATCAAGATGCGGCTTCTCCTGCAAGGACGGGAGTTTTGGAGCTGCCTCATGGAAAGGTGCTTACACCGGCCTTTATGCCTGTGGGAACGGCGGCTACCGTAAAGGCGATGACAAAGGATGACTTAGACGAAATAGGTTTTGAAATTATTTTGGCCAATACATACCATCTTTTTTTACGCCCGGGAATTGAAGTTATAAAAGCGGCTGGAGGCTTACACGGCTTTTCAGACTGGAAAAAAAACTTTTTAACCGATTCAGGGGGCTTTCAAGTTTTTTCGCTTTCACAATTAAGAAAAATTACCGAAGAGGGTGTAAAATTTCAAAGCCATATAGACGGAAGCCGTCAATTTTTAAGCCCTGAAATTGCGGTAGAATTGCAGACGGGTTTTAACAGCGACATTCAAATGCAGCTGGACATCTGCTCTTCTTTTGGGATAAGCAAAACCCAAACCCTTGCCGACCTTAAAATAACTATGAACTGGCTCGACAGGGCCTTTGCAGCTTGGCACAATACCCCCCATGAATATGACGGAGCCCTCTTTCCTATAGTACAAGGCGGGTTCTTTGAAGACCTAAGACTTCAAAGTCTTGAAGCTATCTTAAAGCATGAGCCTAGGGGAATTGCCATAGGCGGCCTTTCCATAGGAGAACCTAAAGACCTCTACCAAGAATATTTGAGCTTTACCGCAAAGCACATCCCTAAAAATAAACCCCTCTATGTAATGGGAATCGGAACTCCCGACTACATCCTAGAGGCTGTAAAAAACGGAGTCGATATTTTTGATTGCGTACTGCCTTCCCGAAATGCCCGAAACGGAAACCTTTTTACCCATGAAGGAGCCATTTCAATTAAACGGAAAGAGTACGAATTTGACTTTAACCCGATCGATTCTCAATGCAAGTGCAAGGTTTGCCGACAATATACAAGGGCCTATTTGCGGCATTTATTTAGAACAAAAGAAATTTTATACTCAATGCTTGCAACCTATCATAACTTGGCTTTTTTATATAGTATGGTACAAGACATAAGAGAGGCCATCCAAAATGATTCTTTTAACGATTATTATAAAAACTTTTTAAAGAAATATGAAAATCGTTTAGACTGA
- a CDS encoding NADase-type glycan-binding domain-containing protein, with protein sequence MKKNCLSILLIGFLCMNLFSQSYDERRILFGENYQAIQKISKERESIIKDSYSEVLAFANKFHIFSDSSLVEHGIYKEVHNSFVFYRFLFTDNHSYGTFVFNYLQIFCLAYKNKLYVLGSSYLHEAHLIEETIHVAEENIYSNYSVIQEDDDFEIIMHKTKDKTESYDDGESDSESTVEVSGDGKAYFYKLSDILKTIEKNYSKAGSIVQVELKDYKSVSCGRTLIDEKCPFMYTIQNAFDKNPETAYVENTEDNEITISIFSDKKIKRVGIINGFVKSSNLYESNNRIREMYINDKIFELKDVHSKDFVFFGIPLSSDIYIQTVELYKGNRYSDTCIAEIQIK encoded by the coding sequence ATGAAAAAGAATTGTTTATCAATCTTATTGATTGGATTTTTGTGTATGAATTTATTTTCACAAAGTTATGACGAGCGAAGAATCCTTTTTGGTGAAAACTATCAGGCAATTCAAAAAATCTCAAAAGAAAGGGAATCTATAATAAAAGATTCCTATTCGGAGGTGCTTGCTTTTGCAAATAAATTTCATATTTTTTCAGACTCTTCTTTGGTAGAACATGGTATTTATAAGGAAGTCCATAATTCATTTGTTTTTTATAGGTTTTTATTTACCGATAATCACTCGTATGGAACTTTTGTTTTTAACTATTTGCAGATTTTTTGTCTTGCATACAAAAACAAACTTTATGTCTTGGGTTCTTCTTATTTACATGAAGCACATTTGATAGAGGAAACGATTCACGTTGCTGAAGAAAATATATATTCAAATTATTCTGTCATTCAAGAGGATGACGATTTTGAAATTATAATGCATAAAACAAAAGACAAAACCGAGTCCTATGATGATGGGGAAAGCGATTCCGAATCAACTGTTGAAGTGTCGGGAGATGGAAAAGCATATTTTTATAAATTGTCGGATATTCTTAAAACAATAGAAAAAAACTATAGTAAGGCAGGTAGTATAGTGCAAGTAGAATTGAAAGACTATAAATCTGTAAGTTGTGGAAGAACATTGATTGATGAAAAATGTCCGTTTATGTATACAATTCAAAATGCATTCGATAAAAATCCTGAAACAGCTTATGTAGAAAACACCGAAGATAATGAAATTACTATTTCAATATTTAGTGATAAAAAAATAAAACGAGTCGGCATAATAAATGGGTTTGTAAAAAGTTCTAATTTATATGAAAGTAATAACCGTATAAGAGAAATGTATATTAATGATAAGATTTTTGAGTTAAAAGATGTGCATTCAAAAGACTTCGTATTTTTTGGTATTCCGCTTTCTTCCGACATCTATATTCAAACTGTAGAATTATATAAAGGAAACCGTTATTCCGATACTTGTATTGCAGAAATACAAATTAAATAG
- a CDS encoding helix-turn-helix domain-containing protein, with product MSVFLREQQNLVINRLRKEREKAGLSQLELALRADISQNMINYIETGKRTPSLDTLLKICHALNINPAVLFSDTEEEKEKAKKQVLDIIQRWM from the coding sequence ATGAGTGTGTTTCTAAGAGAACAACAAAATCTTGTTATCAATAGACTTCGTAAAGAAAGAGAAAAAGCAGGTTTATCCCAGTTGGAATTGGCTTTGCGGGCGGATATTTCCCAAAATATGATAAATTATATTGAAACGGGTAAAAGGACTCCCAGCCTTGATACTCTTTTAAAAATTTGTCATGCTCTGAATATAAATCCTGCTGTTCTTTTTTCCGATACGGAAGAAGAAAAGGAAAAAGCAAAAAAGCAGGTTCTTGATATCATACAAAGATGGATGTAG